In Asterias amurensis chromosome 4, ASM3211899v1, one genomic interval encodes:
- the LOC139935963 gene encoding transmembrane protein 184C-like, translating into MDSNQGTNTAERGGARAAPPGNIADSRSSLSWRGWIIPVVYVIYGLIVAVATPFVIIDFTNAAKEDEKFQRTLALVGFISMVISIPISLWGIVNHMICFTRPNLQKHIIRILWMVPIYVLNSWFALRFPQNEIYFDTIRELYKALTIYNVVYYLVAFYDGVPDFDNRMAMKSEIKLPHPLCCLKKVPNKRTIRRCKLGVLNYAVVRIIATIITIITHITGSYDEGDFSAGGAYSWLTGFLTFSEIWAIFSKNLLRKATKEELKLLPRSTLQLLAVQCVVFFTHFQATILNILASTGVIKTNTEWGFEDEFAFATMLQDLLICIEMVAFAALFTYAFDYQRYNTDEPRLSIQQIFKHMWTISGLKSSINEHLSTRGNKSNSYQSTDLVRSEEPPAVDEVHPNLQYESPTEARLV; encoded by the exons ATGGATTCCAACCAAGGAACAAACACAGCCGAGCGGGGTGGTGCGAGAGCCGCCCCGCCGGGGAATATCGCCGATTCACGGTCGAGTCTTAGCTGGCGAGGCTGGATCATTCCCGTAGTCTACGTGATATACGGACTTATCGTAGCAGTTGCAACACCATTCGTCATTATCGACTTCACCAATGCTGCAAAAGAGGATGAGAAATTCCAGAGGACACTTGCTTTGGTGGGATTCATTTCAATGGTCATCTCGATTCCGATATCACTCTGGGGCATCGTCAATCACATGATCTGTTTCACTCGACCAAATCTTCAGAAACACATCATCAG GATTTTGTGGATGGTTCCAATCTACGTCTTAAACAGT TGGTTTGCTCTTCGTTTTCCGCAAAACGAGATATATTTTGACACAATCCGTGAGCTATACAAGGCTTTAACCATCTATAATGTCGTGTACTACCTTGTTGCCTTCTACGACGGGGTGCCAGACTTTGATAACAGGATGGCCATGAAGTCAGAGATCAAGCTACCTCATCCATTGTGCTGCCTCAAGAAGGTGCCAAACAAACG AACAATCCGCAGATGTAAACTGGGTGTCCTTAACTATGCCGTTGTCCGAATTATTGCAACCATAATTACAAT AATCACACATATTACCGGAAGTTACGACGAGGGAGATTTCTCTGCAGGAGGTGCCTATTCCTGGTTGACCGGCTTTCTAACATTTTCAGAAATC TGGGCCATTTTCAGTAAGAACCTTCTCCGGAAAGCAACCAAGGAAGAGCTGAAACTGCTACCCAGGTCCACTTTGCAGTTACTGGCAGTTCAATGTGTGGTATTTTTTACACACTTTCAAGCTACAATCCTCAATATCCTGGCTTCGACAGGTGTCATAAAGACCAACACAGAATGGGGTTTCGAAGATGAGTTTGCATTTGCTACAATGCTGCAG GATCTTCTGATTTGCATTGAAATGGTAGCCTTTGCTGCACTCTTTACCTATGCATTTGACTATCAGCGCTACAATACAGATGAACCCAGACTGAGCATCCAACAAATCTTCAAGCACATGTGGACCATATCGGGTTTGAAATCCAGCATCAATGAGCACCTCAGCACGAGAG GCAATAAATCTAACAGTTACCAGAGCACTGATCTTGTTCGATCTGAGGAACCTCCAGCTGTGGACGAGGTTCATCCGAATTTACAATATGAATCACCAACAGAAGCAAGATTGGTGTag